Proteins from one Cryptomeria japonica chromosome 4, Sugi_1.0, whole genome shotgun sequence genomic window:
- the LOC131028699 gene encoding LOW QUALITY PROTEIN: protein NRT1/ PTR FAMILY 5.7 (The sequence of the model RefSeq protein was modified relative to this genomic sequence to represent the inferred CDS: deleted 2 bases in 1 codon) → MEAGLAIELDEKERQMELVKDGSVDLKGNPLSYAPTGRWNATFFIMGVEMGGTLTNFTIAASLFTYLTDVMHQGVATSAETVNTWAGVASIFPLVGGFLSDAYVGRYYMIITSSLVYFSGLALLIASVSIYSLRPNMQNHATGTQIAFLFTALYMISCGSGGMKPSLQSFAADQFDYQHPDESKQKISFFNWYYFFMGLAILMSNTVIVYVQGNVSWGAGFGIVAAVSLISILIFLCGTPKYRHRAPAGSPITRIAQVLVAAFRNRNLQVRVESNEFSHNDFKCLDKAAIGQEEHGSKDPWKACTERQVEEVKQVARMVPVWFTIIIYSITLAQGGTFFVKQSSTMDRSLGPHFNIPPASTLAIIIISTLIAVSAYDRLLVPIAATISGMERGISILQRIGVGLVFGIVGMIIAAMVEAKRLKIAQAHDLMDKPQAVVSMSVFWLTLPNVVLGIADAFALVGLQEFFYSQVPDSMRSLGVASNLIAGGIGSFVSDSAVSLFTLLIVLPGRWVTGLLDNLNTSRLDNFYWLLVALNALNLLAFIFIARRYRYKSLT, encoded by the exons ATGGAAGCTGGGCTTGCTATTGAGCTTGATGAGAAGGAGAGGCAAATGGAGTTAGTAAAAGATGGATCAGTAGACCTCAAGGGAAACCCACTTTCCTATGCTCCAACTGGACGTTGGAATGCTACCTTCTTCATTATGG GTGTTGAAATGGGTGGGACATTAACAAACTTCACAATAGCAGCAAGCCTATTTACATATCTAACAGATGTTATGCATCAGGGTGTTGCAACATCTGCAGAGACTGTAAACACATGGGCTGGAGTGGCGAGCATTTTTCCTCTAGTAGGAGGTTTCCTGAGTGATGCCTATGTTGGACGCTATTATATGATCATAACTTCCTCACTTGTATATTTCTCAGGATTAGCACTCCTCATAGCCTCCGTATCCATCTATTCTCTCAGGCCTAACATGCAAAACCATGCCACGGGAACTCAGATTGCATTTTTATTCACAGCACTATATATGATATCTTGTGGGTCTGGTGGAATGAAGCCGTCATTGCAATCATTTGCAGCAGATCAGTTTGATTACCAACATCCAGATGAAAGCAAACAGAAGATCTCCTTCTTTAACTGGTATTACTTCTTCATGGGGTTGGCCATTCTCATGTCAAATACAGTGATAGTGTATGTTCAAGGGAATGTCAGTTGGGGGGCAGGATTTGGCATCGTGGCGGCTGTGAGTTTGATATCTATACTCATCTTCTTATGTGGGACGCCCAAGTACAGACACAGAGCTCCTGCTGGGAGTCCAATCACTCGGATTGCTCAG GTGTTGGTTGCTGCTTTTAGAAATCGTAATTTGCAGGTAAGGGTAGAATCTAACGAATTCAGTCATAATGACTTCAAGTGCCTGGATAAGGCAGCCATAGGACAAGAAGAGCATGGCAGCAAAGATCCCTGGAAAGCCTGCACAGAGAGACAAGTAGAAGAAGTAAAACAAGTAGCAAGAATGGTACCAGTATGGTTCACAATCATCATTTACTCTATCACTCTGGCACAGGGCGGCACATTCTTCGTGAAACAGAGTAGCACAATGGACAGGAGCCTCGGGCCCCACTTCAACATACCCCCTGCCTCCACCCTAGCCATAATAATCATTTCCACTCTGATTGCAGTGAGCGCATATGACCGTCTACTGGTTCCAATTGCAGCAACGATAAGCGGCATGGAACGAGGCATAAGCATTCTTCAGAGAATCGGGGTAGGATTGGTGTTTGGAATTGTGGGAATGATAATAGCAGCCATGGTGGAAGCCAAGCGACTGAAAATTGCGCAAGCGCATGATCTCATGGACAAGCCGCAAGCCGTGGTTTCCATGAGCGTCTTTTGGCTTACCCTACCCAATGTAGTTTTGGGTATAGCAGATGCTTTTGCTTTGGTGGGTTTGCAGGAGTTTTTCTATTCACAAGTGCCAGACAGCATGAGGAGCTTGGGTGTCGCCTCGAATCTGATAGCTGGTGGTATCGGGAGCTTCGTCAGCGACTCAGCAGTCTCGTTATTCACATTGTTAATAGTGTTACCGGGAAGATGGGTCACAGG GCTGCTGGATAATCTCAATACAAGTCGACTGGATAATTTTTATTGGTTGCTGGTTGCTTTGAATGCTCTCAATCTTCTAGCTTTCATATTCATTGCACGGAGATACAGGTATAAAAGCCTCACATAA